Part of the Deltaproteobacteria bacterium genome, GATGTTGAGCGCATCGCCGATGAAGCGAAGTCCATATCCAACGTCATAAAACATTGGGCTACCACATGCGCTGTCGTGATTCGGAAGGTACGTCGCGTTCGCAAAAAATGCACCTTCCAGCCGCGTCCACATCAATGCGCCCCAAAAGTTAATCTTGGCAGCAGTGAAGAGTGCATGCCGATGCTCAATGGTGGCCAATGCTCGGAAAACATCACCACGCGCGGCGTCGGACTCGTATCCCCGCGAGCCTCGATAGAGTCCACCCAGTCGCAGGCTGGCTTGGTCTGGCGCGTTGCCTACCATGCCATCCACCCGTAGCCGGCCCATTAGGCCTTGCCTGCCTGGTAAGGGCAGGATTCCAAAGATAGCGGCGCTAGCAGTGCCATAGACGCCCGGTTCAGCAGTTGTGCGGTGGTAGCCAGTGCTGATGCTCGTATTCCAGCCGCGGCCTTCAAACGCGAAATAAGGACTGATGCGAGTGTCGTGACTGTAGCTGAGCGAAAGGCGTCCGAGGTGCCCGGTGGGTAAATCGATTCCCTCGTCCCGCAGATACGAATAAGCGGTGCGAATGCTTAGCGCATGTGAAAGGCGCAAGGCATTGAGCTTGGGACCAAATCCGTATGCGAGCGCGGCGCTGCCTCCGATACTTACGGGCGTGTAGTAGACCGAAAAACGATACCGGTAACGCAGGTCGTAAACCTGGCGTAAAGAAAAATCTGCCGCCAAGGATAATTCTTGATTGGTTACTGCAAAAAGCCCACTGATATTGTTGAGCAAGAAGCGCCAACGCGGGTAACGGTAATTATTATAGCGTGATTCCTCGCCGGTTGGATGCAGGTGTTCAACGAGTCGAGACTCAGGGTCGATGGTAAATTGAGCGTCGCCAGTTTCGAGTGGGAAAGAGAGCTTGCCCGGTCCAAGCCGTTGTCGACGTATTGGATTCCCGTCGATGGAGGATTCGACCGTTATCATGTCTGTAGCGCTCGTCTGACCTCTTACACCAACGCTTATATCGATGGCCTTTTCCGTTTTATGAATCGACTCAAGAAAGTAGTCCACTTGAGGGTATTGGGGCTTAAGCCAAGGCAGAAGTCGTTTGGTCGCCGGACGTCCAAAGGATTTCTCCAGAGCGGCGATGAAGGAGCTATTTGCCTTAAGGTAGTGCTGAACCAGTTGGAAGGTAGCCTCTGGCCCGTGTTGGTCGAGTAATTTTTCTTGAAGAAGTTTGCCTGGCGCTGTGTGGGCCCCAAACCGTGAAAGCTCAACATCAAGTCCCGTGCCCTCGTCTATAGAGAGAAAGTAGGTGCTGGCCAAAGATACCTGGGGTGCGTGGATAAGGGCGTCGATTTCCGGAATGACTGCAAACTTAGAAAGGACGTCAGTGGCCCATTCTTGTTTGCCATAATGGCCAAGGTAAATCTTTGTGCGGAGGCTAGAGCTTACAAAGTCGAGGACCCAGGATACATCCTCTGGTGCTTCCCGATTGACCACCTCATCACGTAGGGTTGCCTGCATTACATAACGCCACAAAGTGTTACGATGAAACCGCTTAAGACGCTCCCAGTCGAGAACTTGAAACGCTCGGTCGCTTATGAGGATTCCACCGTCGAAAGATTCACAAAGGGTTTTACGGCTTGGACCCATGACGAAGTAGATAGGGCGGCGGTCGCTATGTGTTGGCGGTGCGTAATCGTCGGCCATCTCGAGTGTTTTGAGGATCTCTCGTTCACTCGATGAATTGCCGCTATTGGTGATGTCCCGAAGGCCGTAAGGAATGTGCCTGTTTTGCTTTGCACTTGGGATCTGGCGATTTGCGATTAGGTGGTAGGGCCCTTTCTTATACACTACGAACGAACGGCTCAGGAAGAGCGGCAGGAATTTACCCTCAAAATCGCCTCGAATCGTACGTGCCGGTCCAGGCTTGTAGATCTTGTCACCAACCAGGCCACCAACCCCTTTGGGTAAATGTACAGTGTAGCTTATTGGGACAGTGCCGATAATGCCCTTTTTGGAAAAGACAGGGTGCCAGCCACCAAGTAGGTATCCTACTTCATTCAGCGCGCCGAGTGTGCCAGCGCGCGCGGGGAGAATCGAATGAAAATGATAGGTGTGCTCTGCGCCTGCGTCACGAACTGCCATGGAGCCAGGCACATAGCCTCTGGGGTAAACCCACGGTGTGTTGACGTCATCGAGACTTGCGGACTCCCGCTCGTTAAGCCATTTCATGTAGTTTTCAAGAGCCGGTTTGTCGGTGCTGGCATCGTGGCAGCGAACTTTCCCATCGACTTGGTCGAGGTTATCACCAATCTGTGCGTCCAACGTGATCTTTCCGCATGGCGTCATAACCAGCGCTGAAACCAAAAATAATATTGTATTCATTGAAAAACCGGGTCCTTCACAAATCGGCCAAGTGTAGAAGATGTTGCCAGAATCGTGGCCAAACAGCCAGCCTCACTTTTGCGGCTTGCGCATAGGGCGCCTCCTATGACTTACTGTTCTGACCATGGGTGATGAGAATAAAAGCGGCCCGAATGAGGGCATGGATGATGAGCTGATCGAGGATTTGGAACCACTTGAGAGTCCTCCGAAGCCGCCTCGAATCGCGCCGCCAAGCCTTGGCGTTACCGGTCCAAATCCCATCCAATCTTCTCTCTCGAGCGATGACGTTGAATTTATCGGTAAAGTCTTCGCCCAGGTTCGTCACGTTGATTTCAAGTCGCCAGCACCTGAGGGAAACCCGCGGTTAACAGGGATTGATAAAAAGCTGTTTGGGCTTCGCGAGCAGGTTCGAAAGTTGGAACGAGACCTCTCACGCGTATCCTTCGTATGGAGCTTAAAGCAGTCGGAAATCGATTCGGCGGCCGACTGGGTTCGTGCCAAGGATGAGGAACTCATTCGAGCGAAAAGCCAATTGGATGAGGCAAATGGGGAACTGTCCGGCCTAGAAGCCAAGCTCAATGAAGTGAGGGCAGAAGCAGAAGCCGAAAAGAATAGCCTCAATGAAAAAAATACGGACCTTGAAGATGAATCGAAAAACCTTAAACTCAATCTTCTCGCGATTCAGGAAGAACTCGACAAAGAACGTGAGGATTGGGCAACTGAAATCGAGTCGGCCCGAGAGTCGGCCGAGAAAAAATCGAGCCAAGCGTCCGATGAGATTCAACGTTCGCAGCGAGCTTACGACGCACTGAAGGGCTTATCGCAGTCGGAGAAAGAGGCTCACTCATTACAGCAACAGTCTTTGCGGTTGCAAAATGCAGAGCTTCAAGAGCGTCTTACGCAGGTCGAAATCAGAGAAATCGAGATCCATCGCAATACTGTTCATACGGCCGCATCCTTAAAGCAAAGAGATGCGGAGCTTGAGGCGAACTCAAAAACAGTATTATTGCTACAAACACAACTGGCCGCGCTTGAAGCGGCGTCAAAGAAAACGACTGAGTCTGCCTCTCAGACATCAGGTGAACTCCGCTCCCAGTTAGAGACACTTCAGCAGGCTCAGTCTAGTCACGACTCATCTATGGCAGAGCTTAAAGCTAAGCTTAAGGCAGCCTTGAGGGATGGTGAGACGGCGCAGGGGCGCCTGAGCGAAGTTGAGAAACATGCTGATGCGTTGGAACAAAGGCATGCAGCTGTTGCCAAGGACCACAATGAAGAACTGCTCCGACAGAGGACAACCTTTGAGCAAGCAAAAGCAGTCTACAGTAAGGATACGCACGCGGCCGAGCATGCTCGCAGGGAGCTGGACCGTTATCTTGAAGAGGCCCGCTCACGGCTCGTTGAGCAGGTTACTAAATCCGATGGATTAGAGGCTGAACTTCAAGGAGAGCAAATGGCTAATTTAAAGCTTGGTTCTAAAATGAAACAAGAACAAGAACTTAATCGTTCTAACCTCGAGACCATTCAGATGCTCCAGTCGAAGCTTCGTGAGGCGAACCAGTCTCTTACGGAGTCACAGTCGGGATTTGTGGAGCTTAAGGCTCGCCTAGACAGCAGTGAAAGTGACAAGAGTGCATTGGTCCGGCGCTTGGCAGACCTTGAGAACTAGCAAGGGTTTGCAGGGTTGGTCATAATGTCACGTACCGCGCAGGCTAATCTCAAAGCCCTCATCCCAGCTTCCCCGGAAACAACAGGCTCAGCCTCCGTTTGAATGCTTTGCACGAAGTTTTCGAGTTGTTTTGCGAGCGGGTCCCAGTCGGGAACGGTGACAGGCTCTCCACTAACAGCTCCCATTTTCTCACCTTCAGCGGGTGGCGTTAGTTTGACGGCCTTAACTTCTCGTTTGGCACAGTCAACAGAAACATAATGCTGTTCTGTAAAGAATCTTATTTTGCGACATGGTTCCATGGATACTCGGCCTGCCTGAAGCTCGGCAACTGTGCCATCCATGAATTCGAGTCGAGCCGAAGCCATATCCACCGAGTTGGTTAATACGGGAACACCTATGGCCCTCGCTTCACGTAATTCAGAACTCACCAGCGCAGCAAGTATGTCCAAGTCGTGAATCATGAGGTCCAAGATTACGTCGACGTCGATAGACCTTCCGCTGAATGGACTAAGCCGCTCAGACGTAATGTATCTCGGGTTAACCACAAGGCTCATGGCTGCACTTACGGCGGGGTTGAATCTTTCTGTGTGACCTACCGCCAACACGACGCCTTTTGATTTGGCGGCGTCGATGATTGTTTGAGCCTCTTTGATAGTAGGGGCGATAGGCTTTTCAACAAGCACATGCATGCCTAGATTGATGGCGGCGCAGGCGACATCTAAGTGTGACGAGGTCGTGGTGGCTACGATGACAGCATCCGCTGCGACTTCATTAAGCGCTCTTAGTGGGTGTGAACTGACCTCATCAGCTAAGGCCTGTGCTTTTGCTGTGTCTATATCGAATACGCCAACCAGCTCAGTGTTGGAGTTGGCTTGTATTTTTTGGGCGTGAAACCGGCCAAGGTGTCCCGCGCCCGCAACGATTAATCTTATGGGCTGCATGGTATTACTCATGTTTGGATAAGTCCGACGATGGTAATGCCCAGAGCGTCGGCCTTTTCAATAATGGACTGAGGCTCTAGCATAAGGGTGCGCCCGGCTTCTATTCCAAGTACTGTGATTCCGGCAGACGCCAGGTTCTCGATGGTCTTGGCACCGATGGCGGGTACATCAAAGCGCATGTCTTGGTCGGGTTTTGCGACTTTCACGGCGACGCCACCTCTGTGTTCGGTAAGTTCGCCAGCTCGTTTAATACAAGCATCAGTGCCCTCAATCGCCTCCAGGGCAACCACTGCTCCGGCCTTTACAATGACGGTTTGACCGATATCCAATTCACCTATTTTTCTTGCGACTTCGTAGCCGTAGCTTAGGTCGGTGAGGGCTTGTTGGTCTAAGTCGTGACCCGTTAAAACACCTTCGGGTGCCAAGCATTCAGGCATATAGGTTGTGGAGTCTATGATCTCGATCCCTTTGCTTTCAAACTCTCGAGCGATGGCTCTAAGCATCCCGTCATCTTTGCGGACTGCGGTTTGTGCAAGGAGTTTAAGAGCAGTCCAGTCGGGCCTAGCACCTCCAAAGAGCCGAGTCTTTCGGACTCCGCCGGCCATGGCTGCCTTTGTTATCGATGCGTTTTGGAAAATACGAATCATCTTGCCGAGCTGACCTACTTTTACAAGGTGGTAGCTGTCGACGTAGCTCGCTATGGTGGGTTCTGTTTCGCCGTCCATACCAACGGCTATAACCGTGACACCTTGCTCCTTTGCCGCTTTTGCGAAGAGGATAGGGAACTGACCGTTCCCTGCAATGAGTCCTACTGAGTCGGTTAGCGCCATGGCCTAAGCCTCGTAGTGTTCCGTGTTAGGAAGGGCTTGCCGGGCTCGGCATACGCCACGTGTAGCGCTGCGAATGAATGCACACATTTCAGCGACTTCAGATGATTCTTGGGCCAAGGTGCTTTCCGTTTGCTCGAGGGCGACCAGTCGTGCGTTTTCTGGGTGAAAGATTCGTTTAAAGGCCATGCGAACAGCTGCTATTTGAGGCTGCTTCCAGCCTGAGCGGCGAAGGCCAACTGAATTGATGCCCACGTGCTGTGCTCTGTCGCCTTGGACAATTGCAAATGGAACGACGTCTTGAGCCACCATCGCGCCGGCGGCAACGAAGGAGTTGCGTCCTACTCGGCAAAACTGATGGATTCCGGCGAGTCCGCCTACGATAACATGGTCGCCGAGTTCTACGTGACCGGCAAGTCCTACCGAGTTGGCTAGGATAACACGGCTGCCCAAGATGCAGTCATGGGCTACATGGGAATAGGCCATCATAAGGCAATGATCACCCACGCGCGTTTCGCCGTTGCCCGCCTTCGTTCCGAGGTTGAGCGTAGCGCCTTCGCGAATCTGGTTGTTGTCCCCAATGACGAGCTTGCTGTCTTCGCCTTCGTATTTTAGGTCTTGGGGAGCACCGCCGAGAACCGCGAAAGGGTGAACCGTATTGTCATCGCCCATGCTGGTGTGCCCTTGGATGCTTACATGGCTAATCAGCTGAGTGCCCTTGCCGATGGAGACATGGGGTCCCACAACACAAAGGGGACCGATGTCGGCGTCTGGGTGGATTTGAGCGCCTTCACTGACGATGGCAGAGGGGTGGATGCTCATGTTTTTTTCCGTTCTTTGTCCGTCGACGCGGCTTGAGCCCGCTCTATTTTTGAAATGGCACGACGCATTTCGGGGATCCTATCTCGATGAGCTTTGAATTTGAGCCAAGCTCGATGAGGCATGGATGGACTGCCTGCGTAAACAGCAGGTGTGTCGATACTGGAGATGACGCCGGCACGAGCCGCCAACATTGTTTTGTCGCAGATCGAGATATGACCGGTCACGCCGGCTTGTGCACCCATGATGACATGTTTGCCAACGGTGGTGCTTCCAGCGATGCCCGCTTGGCTTGCCATTACGCAATGTTCGCCCAGAATGACGTTGTGAGCAATTTGAACCAAGTTATCTATCTTAGTGCCTGCCCCAATCCGCGTTTCACCAAGCGTTGCGCGGTCGATGGTGGTATTGGCGCCTATTTCAACATGGTCGGAAATGACGACCTTGCCTACCTGAGGAATCTTGTGGCGAACACCATCTGTGTCTGGAGCAAAACCAAAACCATCGCTTCCGATAACAGCACCGCTGTGAACGATGACGTGCTTGCCTGCTTCGCTTGCTGCGAGCAACTTCACGCCAGGGTGGAGACGGCTGAACGCCCCAACACTGGCTCCAGGTCCAACGTAAGCTTGTGCTTCGATGATTGCCGACTCACCGATGACGGCGTTTTCCATAACGACGGCGTTCGGTCCGACGTAGGCTGAGGACGCAACCTTAGCGCTGGGGTCTACAAATGCACTCGGGTGAATTCCGGGGGGGTGAGTTGGCTGTGGGTACAAAATGCTTGCGATTTTAGCCACGGCTAAATAGGGCTCGTCGCATACGAGCTGATTGGCACATCCATCTGGGATGGCCTCCGCGAGGACGACGGCTCCAGCCTTTGTTTGATTAAAGGCTTTTCGGTAGCGCGCATTGGTGAAAAAGCTGAGGTCACTTGGCTCGGCCAAATGGAGTTCACGCAGCCCCAATACCTCGAAGCTGGGCTCTCCTAAAATGCGACCCCCAACTTGGTCCGCCAACTCTTGGAGGGTAGTCACGTTTTACTTCGTGCTGTAGTGCTGCTTGTAAAGCTTCACCACTTCGTCGGTGATGTCGCGATGGCGCTTGCGGTAAAGAACGCCAGGCTGAACCCGCAGAATCATGTCGTATGAATCTCGGTCGCCAATCTTGTTGATTACATTTAC contains:
- the lpxA gene encoding acyl-ACP--UDP-N-acetylglucosamine O-acyltransferase, with amino-acid sequence MSIHPSAIVSEGAQIHPDADIGPLCVVGPHVSIGKGTQLISHVSIQGHTSMGDDNTVHPFAVLGGAPQDLKYEGEDSKLVIGDNNQIREGATLNLGTKAGNGETRVGDHCLMMAYSHVAHDCILGSRVILANSVGLAGHVELGDHVIVGGLAGIHQFCRVGRNSFVAAGAMVAQDVVPFAIVQGDRAQHVGINSVGLRRSGWKQPQIAAVRMAFKRIFHPENARLVALEQTESTLAQESSEVAEMCAFIRSATRGVCRARQALPNTEHYEA
- a CDS encoding Gfo/Idh/MocA family oxidoreductase; translated protein: MQPIRLIVAGAGHLGRFHAQKIQANSNTELVGVFDIDTAKAQALADEVSSHPLRALNEVAADAVIVATTTSSHLDVACAAINLGMHVLVEKPIAPTIKEAQTIIDAAKSKGVVLAVGHTERFNPAVSAAMSLVVNPRYITSERLSPFSGRSIDVDVILDLMIHDLDILAALVSSELREARAIGVPVLTNSVDMASARLEFMDGTVAELQAGRVSMEPCRKIRFFTEQHYVSVDCAKREVKAVKLTPPAEGEKMGAVSGEPVTVPDWDPLAKQLENFVQSIQTEAEPVVSGEAGMRALRLACAVRDIMTNPANPC
- the lpxI gene encoding UDP-2,3-diacylglucosamine diphosphatase LpxI (LpxI, functionally equivalent to LpxH, replaces it in LPS biosynthesis in a minority of bacteria.) produces the protein MALTDSVGLIAGNGQFPILFAKAAKEQGVTVIAVGMDGETEPTIASYVDSYHLVKVGQLGKMIRIFQNASITKAAMAGGVRKTRLFGGARPDWTALKLLAQTAVRKDDGMLRAIAREFESKGIEIIDSTTYMPECLAPEGVLTGHDLDQQALTDLSYGYEVARKIGELDIGQTVIVKAGAVVALEAIEGTDACIKRAGELTEHRGGVAVKVAKPDQDMRFDVPAIGAKTIENLASAGITVLGIEAGRTLMLEPQSIIEKADALGITIVGLIQT
- the lpxD gene encoding UDP-3-O-(3-hydroxymyristoyl)glucosamine N-acyltransferase gives rise to the protein MTTLQELADQVGGRILGEPSFEVLGLRELHLAEPSDLSFFTNARYRKAFNQTKAGAVVLAEAIPDGCANQLVCDEPYLAVAKIASILYPQPTHPPGIHPSAFVDPSAKVASSAYVGPNAVVMENAVIGESAIIEAQAYVGPGASVGAFSRLHPGVKLLAASEAGKHVIVHSGAVIGSDGFGFAPDTDGVRHKIPQVGKVVISDHVEIGANTTIDRATLGETRIGAGTKIDNLVQIAHNVILGEHCVMASQAGIAGSTTVGKHVIMGAQAGVTGHISICDKTMLAARAGVISSIDTPAVYAGSPSMPHRAWLKFKAHRDRIPEMRRAISKIERAQAASTDKERKKT